ACGAGTAACTAGTTGTGAATTGTAAAGCGGATCTGGCAATACGTCACGTTTTGGAGCTCTATTTTTACGACTCATTTCTCTTTATCCCCTTTCCTTATGCTTTTGGACGTTTAGTACCGTATTTAGAACGGCCTTGTTTACGATCGTTAACACCTGCAGTATCAAGTGCACCACGGACGATATGGTAACGTACCCCTGGAAGGTCTTTTACACGTCCACCACGAAGAAGCACCACGCTGTGCTCTTGCAAGTTGTGTCCGATACCTGGGATGTAGGCAGTAACTTCGATAAGGTTGCTCAAACGTACACGAGCGAATTTACGAAGGGCAGAGTTAGGTTTTTTAGGTGTCATTGTTCCAACACGAGTTGCAACACCACGTTTTTGTGGTGAAGAAACGTTTGTTTGAACTTTTTTATGACTGTTGTAACCAACGTTCAAAGCTGGTGATTTAGATTTTTCTACTTTTGATTTACGCGGTTTGCGAACCAATTGGTTAATTGTAGGCATCTACATTCTCCTGTGTTTTTTTATTTTTGGTGATGATACACTTGGTGACAGCTACCATCTGTGTGTACTTTTGCAACATTTGTCAGCACGTCCCTGTACACTTTTGAGAGACCAAAAGTAAAAAGTACCGTCTATTATTGTAACACAATTTTTCCTTCATTGTCAAGATATTTTTCATTTTTATTCTGATCTTTTAACTCTTTGACACTAGTTCTAACCGCTTTTCTAAACCCAAGAAGGAGGCGATTTGCCTCCTACATTTTAGTATGGATTTCCTTCTATTCAAGTTATCGTTTCGGAATTTTTTAACCCTTCTGATCAAAGCCAACCAGATTCTGTTGCAATGTTGGCTGCCTCTGTTCGATTGCCTGCATTTAGCTTGGAAAGAATATTGGTGACATAGTTTCGGACGGTTCCATTTGATAGATAAAGCTGATCTGCGATTTCTTGATTAGACAAGCCCTGAGCGATTCCCTTTAAAACAGCAATCTCTTGCTCTGTTAGCGGATTGGGGTGCGTCATCACCACTTCCATCAATTCAGGCGAATACTCCTTACGTCCTTCGAGAACAGTGTGCAAGGTTTGCATGAGGTCTGCAATACTTCTTTCTTTCAAGACATAAGCATCCACTCCAGCCTTGACCGCACGTTCAAAATATCCGGGACGTTTGAAGGTCGTCACCACAACCACCTTTGTTTCTAGCTTTTCTGCTCGTATCCACTCCAAGACTTCGAGGCCTGTCTTAACAGGCATTTCTACGTCAAGAATGGCGATATCCACAGACTCTTTTTCTAAAAGTTGGATTGCTTCTTGGCCATCCTTGGCTTGTAGGACAGAATCTACATCTGGTTGAAAGGTAAGCAACTGGCACATAGCATCTCGCAACATACTTTGATCTTCTGCAACAAGTAGTTTCATCTTAGTTTCTCTCCTTATAAGGTAGTCGAACCTGCACTTCAGTCGGCTGTTTCTGACTGATCACTGTTACTTCTCCTGAAAAAGGAAGGACACGGTCTCGAACGGTATGGAGCTCATCTCCTTTTAAAGAAGCAAAGCCACATCCATCATCTCTCACTGTTAGAATGAGTTCTTTCTCAGTTCGTTCTAATTTCAAGTAAGCCTTCGATGCTTTGGCATGTTTGATGATATTTGTCACTAACTCAAGCAAAATCATGGAAGCTGTTGACTCCAATTCTTGAGTTAAGCTAGCAGTATCTAATTGGTGATTGATTTCCGTTTCAATTCCTGCAATTTCCAGCATTTTTTTAACAGTCGCAAATTCGGAAGCAAGGGTTCTGGTTTTAAGATTTTCGATAATTGTACGGACTTCGTTCATGGATTCTTTACTGATCTGATGAATTTCTTTTAATTCTTTTTCCACCTGTGGATAAGCCTGCATCTGTAATAACTGTAATGCTAAATCTGTCTTGACACTCAGCATAGCAAAGGTGTGACCTAGACTGTCATGGAGATCCTGACCGATACGATTGCGTTCATTTTCAGCCAAGAAAAGACTGAGCTTGGCATTTTGTTTCATCTTTTCTTCTTTTATTTCTTCTGACACTCGAATTCGATAAAGACCAAAGATCAGTGCATCCGAAAAGACAAAGGTAACTAAGAAAAAGACCAATTGCCAGGGACTAACATGATTGACCATATAGATTCCGGTCAGAATGAACGGTTGTAAGACAACAAAACTGACAAAACGCCAAGAGTGAAAAGAAATCTCATCCAGCTCATAAATGAGAAGATTGGATAAATAAAAGATAAACCATGTGAAACCCGAACTTAGCCAAACAGATGTATAAAAAATGTAGACAAGCATGGACCACCATGCTAGCCACTGCACGGTGCGATTCTGACTGATTAAAACCGAATAGAAGGCAAGTACAAATAGTAGGGTCCATAGCAAGGTTAAAAGCGGGTAATCTCCAACGATGACACCCGCTATAGGAAAGATGATAAACACAATTGAAATATGAAACATATAATGAATGTTTTTAAATTTTTCCAACATAGATTTATTTTACCTCAATCCGTTTTTTCAGTTGGATTACCAAGACACCAAAGAAAACTGTATAACCTAGTACAACCAAGGCAGCAAGAATGTTAAACTCGTGGTGCTCCAAATAAGTAGAGACGACCTGCATCAGTTGATAGGTTGGAGTCAGCTTTCCAATAGATTGGAGCCATTCTGGGAAGGAATCCAAGGGGAACCACAGTCCACCTAGAACAGCCAAAGCAATATAGGCAATATTTCCAACAACCGTCATCAGTTGAGCACTGGGTAGCAAGCTCACCAAGACCCCCATGCTGATAAAGACCACGCTTCCGATCAGCAAAATAGCACCAATTACCATCCAGTCAAGCCAAGGCAGAGTCACTCCACGGACAAAATGACCAACTGAAAAGACAACTGTAATTGATAACAAGAAAGTCAGTAGGGTACTGAACAGTTTTGATACATAATATTCTACCATAGATACGGGAGAATGTTGAATCAATTTTTGCCAGTTGTTTGTCTTATCAGACTCGAGTGTGCTTGGGATACTGAAAAAAGCACTTGACATGATACTAAAGAGCGTCATGGCAAAAAGATAGGCTTGAAGAGCAATTTCTGGAATATCTGACCCTGACATCATACCAGAAAAGATAAGGTAAAACACACTTGGGAGTCCGATGGATAGCAAGTAGTAGACTGCTTGCCGTTTCATCAGAATGATTTCCACTTTCATGAGACTTGTCATATTTTTCATCGTCAATCTCCTTTAGTCTTGAGTCGTTTCGAAGATACTGTCTAAGAGAGTTCGATTGCGAACTTCAATTTCTTCGATCGTGCAGCCCTGTTCTTGCAAGACTTCCCATACCTGGCTAGCTTCTTTGGTGGTGAAGGAAAGAGCATTTTGCTTGATTTCAAGCTCTTGAACTTGGTCTAAAGTTCTGATAACTTCCTGATAAGTTAGAGGTACCGTAAAATGTTTTTCTTGTTCTTCACCACGCATAGCATAAGGCGTCGTATCGCGAATCAATTCTCCCTTGTGGAGAACCAAAATGCGGTCAGCCGTATGTTCCACCTCTTCGATATAGTGAGAAGAATAGACAATAGT
This genomic stretch from Streptococcus sp. 1643 harbors:
- a CDS encoding sensor histidine kinase; translated protein: MLEKFKNIHYMFHISIVFIIFPIAGVIVGDYPLLTLLWTLLFVLAFYSVLISQNRTVQWLAWWSMLVYIFYTSVWLSSGFTWFIFYLSNLLIYELDEISFHSWRFVSFVVLQPFILTGIYMVNHVSPWQLVFFLVTFVFSDALIFGLYRIRVSEEIKEEKMKQNAKLSLFLAENERNRIGQDLHDSLGHTFAMLSVKTDLALQLLQMQAYPQVEKELKEIHQISKESMNEVRTIIENLKTRTLASEFATVKKMLEIAGIETEINHQLDTASLTQELESTASMILLELVTNIIKHAKASKAYLKLERTEKELILTVRDDGCGFASLKGDELHTVRDRVLPFSGEVTVISQKQPTEVQVRLPYKERN
- a CDS encoding response regulator transcription factor → MKLLVAEDQSMLRDAMCQLLTFQPDVDSVLQAKDGQEAIQLLEKESVDIAILDVEMPVKTGLEVLEWIRAEKLETKVVVVTTFKRPGYFERAVKAGVDAYVLKERSIADLMQTLHTVLEGRKEYSPELMEVVMTHPNPLTEQEIAVLKGIAQGLSNQEIADQLYLSNGTVRNYVTNILSKLNAGNRTEAANIATESGWL
- a CDS encoding ABC transporter permease, whose translation is MKNMTSLMKVEIILMKRQAVYYLLSIGLPSVFYLIFSGMMSGSDIPEIALQAYLFAMTLFSIMSSAFFSIPSTLESDKTNNWQKLIQHSPVSMVEYYVSKLFSTLLTFLLSITVVFSVGHFVRGVTLPWLDWMVIGAILLIGSVVFISMGVLVSLLPSAQLMTVVGNIAYIALAVLGGLWFPLDSFPEWLQSIGKLTPTYQLMQVVSTYLEHHEFNILAALVVLGYTVFFGVLVIQLKKRIEVK
- the rpsL gene encoding 30S ribosomal protein S12 — translated: MPTINQLVRKPRKSKVEKSKSPALNVGYNSHKKVQTNVSSPQKRGVATRVGTMTPKKPNSALRKFARVRLSNLIEVTAYIPGIGHNLQEHSVVLLRGGRVKDLPGVRYHIVRGALDTAGVNDRKQGRSKYGTKRPKA